A region from the Flavobacteriales bacterium genome encodes:
- a CDS encoding class I SAM-dependent methyltransferase — MKAVFDPLAPSYDREFTHSRIGLLQRQAVWDHLSPLLLASRGMEILELNCGTGADAIFMARHGHHVLATDISGEMLRVADERILQHGMEDRVTTQQLAFDDLRGRFEADQFDMVFSDFGGLNCIDANDLAALCDPIADALRPKGRLVAVIMPDRCMAESGYFLMKGNWNEAFRRGRHEPLWASLSGSGVMTWYHSPKNVARLFNHRFRVVNVKPIGFFVPPSYLEPFFAQRPNTLRRLNALDELINDWRWTARYADHYLIDLERRP; from the coding sequence ATGAAAGCCGTCTTCGATCCGCTGGCCCCGTCGTACGACAGGGAGTTCACGCACAGCCGCATAGGGCTGTTGCAGCGGCAAGCCGTGTGGGACCATTTGTCGCCGTTGTTGCTGGCTTCGCGCGGCATGGAGATCCTGGAACTGAACTGCGGCACCGGCGCCGATGCGATCTTCATGGCACGGCACGGACACCATGTGTTGGCCACGGATATCAGCGGCGAGATGCTGCGTGTGGCGGACGAGCGGATCCTGCAGCACGGCATGGAGGATCGCGTGACAACGCAACAACTTGCGTTCGACGATCTGCGCGGGCGTTTCGAAGCCGACCAGTTCGACATGGTGTTCAGCGACTTCGGCGGCTTGAACTGCATTGATGCGAACGATCTGGCCGCGCTTTGCGACCCAATAGCCGATGCGCTTCGGCCGAAGGGAAGACTTGTCGCGGTTATCATGCCGGACCGCTGCATGGCGGAATCGGGATACTTCCTCATGAAGGGGAATTGGAACGAGGCCTTCCGCCGTGGGCGCCACGAACCACTGTGGGCGAGCCTAAGCGGAAGTGGTGTGATGACCTGGTACCACTCGCCGAAGAACGTCGCGCGCCTCTTCAACCACCGTTTCCGTGTGGTGAACGTGAAACCGATCGGCTTCTTCGTGCCGCCGAGCTACTTGGAACCCTTCTTCGCGCAGCGACCGAACACCCTGCGACGGTTGAACGCGTTGGACGAGCTGATAAACGACTGGCGCTGGACGGCCCGCTATGCCGACCACTACCTCATCGACCTGGAACGCAGGCCGTGA
- a CDS encoding radical SAM protein, with product MKVFLTHGYFIHEDARELRIMKPYPPLGSLYVAAHLRNCGHEVKVYDSTFGSRAGLLEQLRMFRPECVAIYVNLMTRANVVSLMKEIRKTAGLEHVPIVLGGPETRNHAANFLASGATACVVGEGERTAEELMAAIGNGAPLSSVDGIAYREQDGAVVFTKERDKLKEVDALPLPARDLIDLDHYQRAWKERHGYSALNVSTMRGCPYTCKWCSRAVYGLSYRRRSPVCVVDELEHVRNIYAPDRIWFVDDVFTISHKWLLGFAEELERRGLVISYECITRADRMNSEAISLLKRSGCVQVWIGAESGSQRIIDAMDRRVDVAQVREMLRESKRAGIGTGTFIMLGYPGETEADIRETVHHLKVSDPDQFTITVAYPIAGTELHAEVREDMTNSPDWGTTSDRDQDFRRSYARCYYPHAVRYVTHTVHAHQQWRKGRPLSAAKHGARALWGRVGMLFKK from the coding sequence GTGAAGGTTTTCCTCACGCACGGGTATTTCATCCACGAGGATGCGCGCGAACTGCGCATCATGAAGCCCTACCCGCCGCTGGGATCGCTCTATGTGGCTGCACACCTGCGCAATTGCGGGCATGAGGTGAAGGTGTACGACAGCACCTTCGGAAGTCGCGCTGGTCTGCTGGAACAGCTCCGGATGTTCCGACCGGAATGCGTCGCGATCTACGTTAACCTGATGACGCGGGCCAATGTGGTGAGCTTGATGAAGGAGATCAGGAAAACCGCAGGGCTTGAACACGTTCCCATCGTCCTCGGTGGTCCTGAAACGCGCAATCACGCAGCGAACTTCCTTGCGTCGGGGGCAACCGCCTGCGTGGTGGGTGAAGGTGAGCGCACGGCCGAGGAACTGATGGCCGCCATCGGCAACGGAGCGCCCCTGAGCAGCGTTGACGGCATTGCCTACCGCGAGCAGGACGGCGCCGTGGTCTTCACAAAAGAGCGGGACAAGCTGAAAGAAGTGGACGCTTTGCCGCTGCCTGCGCGCGACCTCATCGACCTGGACCATTATCAGCGCGCTTGGAAGGAACGCCACGGGTACAGCGCATTGAACGTGAGCACCATGCGCGGCTGTCCGTACACATGCAAGTGGTGCAGCCGCGCCGTGTACGGCCTTAGCTACCGGCGCCGCTCACCGGTCTGCGTGGTGGATGAGCTTGAACACGTGCGGAACATCTATGCACCAGACCGCATCTGGTTCGTGGACGACGTGTTCACCATCAGCCATAAGTGGTTGCTCGGATTCGCGGAAGAGTTGGAGCGACGAGGCTTGGTGATCTCCTACGAGTGCATCACCAGGGCCGACCGGATGAACTCGGAAGCCATCTCGTTGCTGAAACGCAGTGGCTGCGTGCAGGTGTGGATCGGTGCGGAGAGCGGGAGCCAGCGCATCATCGACGCCATGGACCGCCGCGTTGACGTAGCCCAAGTACGTGAAATGCTGCGCGAGAGCAAACGCGCGGGCATCGGCACGGGCACCTTCATCATGCTGGGCTACCCCGGCGAAACGGAGGCCGACATCAGGGAAACCGTGCACCATCTGAAAGTGAGCGACCCTGACCAGTTCACCATCACGGTGGCCTACCCCATTGCAGGCACCGAGCTCCACGCCGAGGTGCGCGAGGACATGACCAACTCCCCTGACTGGGGCACCACCAGCGACCGCGATCAGGACTTCCGCAGAAGCTATGCCCGGTGCTACTACCCGCACGCCGTGCGCTACGTGACGCACACCGTGCACGCCCATCAGCAGTGGCGCAAGGGCAGGCCGCTGAGCGCCGCAAAGCACGGGGCGCGCGCACTGTGGGGCCGGGTGGGCATGTTGTTCAAGAAATAA
- a CDS encoding AMP-binding protein produces the protein MYPAVLMLFQRIAKHAAERPMSVALSAPGREPLLYRDVPAVLEGLRQWTADKGCAQGDVVGLVMPNGPEMALTLLGCSMHCTVAPIDPAFGATEVKAVLQRVGARAVVVAARARSPMDAAAQLGLPALATPLAEIGPIGRSNDLALRTNRISPVSPDHVMIMLQTSGTTGQPKRVPLRMANIGGQACNMSDSMGLAPTDSGLVMMPLFHMHGFSCITAGLWSGGRSICTPGYDPSRFFNWLLEQRPTWYSAVPTVHADICQVLEREPARAKGHALKFVRSLSAALPAEVRQCTEQHLGVAIVEHYGLSEALSPLTIKEATSAPGAVGKPYRCVIIIADEQGAPLASGQEGEVLVRGDVVIKRYAEDETVNAASFHNDWLRTGDLGRLDANGNLYMTGRIKEVINRGGEKISPHEVESVVAAYPGIKQVAVFGVAHSTLGEDVAMAYTVNGTSVAESDLRRWLQSHLAPHKVPKRFVRVDNLPTTATGKIKRAQMAALLGLSASPALAQPEARINYEEIPTTIPEHARHVIPERSPTKHLEQAVAMLWAQVLRRERIYLDDDFFALGGDSLTGVRLCSQLNDLHGYDVSLSHLFRAPTLAQFVALLGSQGRQARWTNLAPIRMHGALTPFVCIHGDEGNYNLPRYLRADRPFIGFMHQGEDGRGMKYKSIPAIAQHYVDELTSALPHGPYILSGFSMGGIIAFEMAQILRRMNLQVALLTIIDTRGPRFPWWRYAPRTKVADTKGTILRPRCEAFLRRGEPIPYSLRNFYIINTYRRAMARYKARPYAGDVLLIRSSQRTGKEPTGWNGLFAGKLFFEVSEGAHLTMLREPNVREFAGLLEKQLKSKGL, from the coding sequence GTGTACCCAGCGGTCCTCATGCTTTTCCAGCGCATTGCCAAGCATGCTGCAGAACGTCCCATGTCCGTGGCGCTCTCGGCGCCCGGGCGCGAGCCCCTGTTGTACCGCGATGTACCCGCCGTTCTGGAAGGACTGCGCCAATGGACAGCGGACAAGGGTTGTGCCCAAGGAGATGTGGTCGGGTTGGTGATGCCGAACGGGCCTGAAATGGCACTGACCTTACTGGGGTGCTCCATGCATTGCACGGTCGCCCCCATCGATCCGGCATTCGGCGCCACGGAAGTGAAGGCCGTGCTCCAACGCGTGGGTGCACGTGCCGTGGTGGTCGCGGCACGCGCACGAAGCCCCATGGACGCGGCTGCACAGCTGGGCTTACCAGCATTGGCCACCCCGCTTGCGGAGATAGGTCCCATCGGCAGGAGCAACGATCTCGCCTTGCGGACGAACCGCATATCCCCGGTATCCCCGGACCATGTGATGATCATGCTGCAGACCAGCGGCACCACGGGGCAGCCGAAACGGGTCCCGCTGCGCATGGCCAACATCGGCGGTCAAGCCTGCAACATGAGCGATAGCATGGGCCTTGCGCCGACGGACAGCGGGTTGGTGATGATGCCGCTCTTCCACATGCACGGCTTCTCTTGCATCACGGCCGGCCTGTGGAGCGGTGGGCGGAGCATTTGTACGCCAGGTTACGACCCATCGCGCTTCTTCAACTGGTTGTTGGAACAAAGGCCCACTTGGTACAGTGCGGTCCCCACCGTGCACGCCGATATCTGCCAGGTGCTCGAGCGCGAGCCAGCGCGTGCCAAGGGCCACGCGCTGAAGTTCGTGCGCTCGTTGAGCGCAGCGCTGCCCGCGGAAGTGCGCCAATGCACGGAACAGCACTTGGGCGTGGCCATCGTGGAGCACTACGGTCTGAGCGAAGCGCTCAGTCCCCTTACCATCAAAGAAGCCACGAGCGCACCCGGTGCGGTGGGCAAACCCTACCGTTGCGTGATCATCATTGCCGATGAACAGGGCGCGCCGTTGGCGTCCGGCCAGGAAGGTGAAGTGCTGGTGCGGGGCGATGTGGTGATCAAGAGGTATGCCGAAGATGAAACCGTGAATGCCGCGAGCTTCCACAATGACTGGTTGCGCACCGGAGATCTTGGCAGGCTGGACGCCAACGGCAACTTGTACATGACGGGTCGGATCAAGGAAGTCATCAACCGCGGTGGTGAAAAGATCAGTCCGCACGAAGTGGAGAGCGTTGTGGCAGCCTATCCTGGTATCAAGCAAGTGGCCGTTTTCGGTGTTGCGCACAGTACGCTCGGAGAGGATGTGGCCATGGCCTACACGGTCAACGGAACCTCAGTGGCCGAAAGCGACCTGCGGCGATGGCTGCAATCCCACCTGGCCCCGCACAAGGTTCCCAAGCGTTTCGTGCGGGTGGACAACCTGCCAACAACGGCAACGGGCAAGATCAAGCGGGCCCAGATGGCTGCTCTTTTAGGCCTGAGCGCTTCACCGGCTTTGGCCCAGCCCGAAGCACGCATCAACTATGAGGAGATACCGACCACCATTCCCGAACACGCCCGGCACGTAATACCGGAGCGGTCCCCGACCAAGCACTTGGAGCAGGCCGTGGCAATGCTCTGGGCACAGGTCCTGCGTCGGGAACGGATCTACCTCGACGATGATTTCTTCGCCCTTGGCGGCGATAGTCTCACAGGTGTTCGCCTATGCAGCCAGCTCAATGATCTGCATGGCTACGATGTGAGCCTTTCGCACCTCTTCCGAGCACCGACCTTGGCGCAATTCGTGGCGCTGCTCGGCAGCCAGGGCAGGCAAGCCCGCTGGACCAACCTGGCACCCATCCGCATGCACGGCGCGCTCACACCGTTCGTATGCATCCACGGCGACGAAGGCAACTACAACCTCCCGCGTTATCTGAGGGCCGACCGGCCTTTCATCGGCTTCATGCACCAAGGCGAGGACGGCCGTGGCATGAAATACAAGAGCATACCGGCCATAGCGCAGCACTACGTGGATGAGCTCACCTCTGCCCTTCCCCACGGGCCGTACATCCTGTCCGGGTTCAGCATGGGCGGCATCATTGCCTTCGAGATGGCGCAGATCCTGAGGCGCATGAACCTGCAGGTAGCTCTGCTGACGATCATCGATACGCGCGGCCCGCGTTTCCCTTGGTGGCGCTATGCACCGAGGACGAAAGTGGCCGACACCAAGGGGACCATTCTCCGTCCACGCTGCGAGGCCTTTCTCCGTCGGGGGGAACCCATCCCTTACTCCCTGCGGAACTTCTACATCATCAATACCTATAGGAGGGCCATGGCGCGCTACAAAGCCCGCCCCTATGCGGGTGATGTGCTACTGATCCGCAGCAGCCAGCGCACTGGAAAAGAACCCACGGGCTGGAACGGCCTCTTCGCCGGCAAGCTGTTTTTTGAGGTCAGCGAGGGTGCGCACCTTACCATGCTGCGCGAACCGAACGTGCGTGAGTTCGCCGGGCTGCTGGAAAAACAGCTCAAGAGCAAGGGGCTCTGA
- the uvrA gene encoding excinuclease ABC subunit UvrA, with product MTKESSTISRKAAVAEAARPKGIIRVEGARVHNLKNISVDIPRGKLTVVTGLSGSGKSSLAFDTLYAEGQRRYVESLSSYARQFMGRLEKPDVDRILGISPAIAIEQKVVASNPRSTVGTSTEIYDHLKLLFARVGRTFSPISGREVKRHTVADVVAAVNGFDYGTPVLIMCPVQPPAGRKLPEHLDVLQQQGFARVFGPGGVKRIDELLANKKIDAGPWDLVIDRVNATPGDEENESRIADSAETAFHEGLGELKVFGEVSSKPTEFTFSDKFELDGMKFEEPSTNLFSFNDPVGACPKCEGFGSIIGIDADLVIPNKALGVYDDCVAAWKGEKLSEWRDAFIAKAEGFPIHRPYRELTKEQQALLWHGGKGVKGIDQFFQYCEEKSYKIQYRVLISRYRGKTTCTSCNGERLRRPATYVKIAGRYVAELTRMPVKDLLEFFHGLELSVAEQKIAERLLKEITNRLGYLCDVGLGYLTLDRRSNTLSGGETQRIDLATSLGSSLVGSMYILDEPSIGLHSRDTQRLIHVLLKLRDLGNTVIVVEHDEEVMRAADHIIDMGPEAGTHGGRVVFSGPHADLITSDSLTAKYLTGRERIPVPTRRRPVKDIIEITGAGENNLKGIDVKFPLNVLCCVTGVSGSGKTTLVKRILHPALRRHLEGFSERPGEHGELRGDLHRIQAVEMIDQNPIGRSSRSNPVTYVKAWDEIRQLYSEIDVAKVRGYKPSHFSFNVDGGRCEVCQGEGEVHIEMQFMADISLTCEACHGKRFREEMLDVKFDGRDVAQVLDMTVDDAVDFFGKHASTVHAAMRVVNKLVPLKEVGLGYVKLGQSSSTLSGGEAQRIKLASFLTKGQDERPTVFIFDEPTTGLHFHDVAKLLAALNALIANGHSVITIEHNAEVIKCADHIIDLGPEGGEAGGNVVFTGTPEELVKHKGSYTGKAVRLN from the coding sequence ATGACGAAGGAAAGCAGTACGATAAGCCGGAAAGCGGCCGTGGCGGAGGCCGCCCGGCCCAAGGGCATCATCCGCGTGGAAGGTGCACGGGTCCACAACCTGAAGAACATCTCGGTGGATATCCCGCGGGGCAAGCTCACCGTGGTTACCGGCCTCAGCGGAAGCGGAAAGAGCAGCCTTGCGTTCGACACGCTGTACGCTGAAGGCCAGCGCAGGTACGTGGAGAGCCTCAGCAGCTACGCGCGCCAGTTCATGGGCCGCTTGGAGAAACCCGATGTGGACCGGATCCTGGGCATCAGCCCGGCCATTGCCATCGAGCAGAAGGTAGTGGCCAGCAATCCGCGCAGTACAGTGGGCACCAGTACGGAGATCTACGATCACCTGAAGTTGCTCTTCGCCCGGGTGGGGCGCACCTTCTCCCCCATCAGCGGGCGCGAAGTGAAACGTCACACCGTGGCCGATGTGGTTGCTGCGGTGAACGGTTTCGACTACGGAACGCCCGTGCTCATCATGTGCCCTGTGCAGCCGCCTGCGGGCCGCAAACTGCCGGAACACCTGGACGTGTTGCAACAACAGGGCTTCGCCCGCGTGTTCGGACCGGGCGGCGTGAAGCGCATCGACGAGCTGCTGGCCAACAAGAAGATCGATGCCGGTCCGTGGGACCTCGTCATCGACCGTGTGAACGCCACACCCGGTGATGAAGAGAACGAGAGCCGTATTGCGGACAGTGCCGAGACCGCCTTCCACGAAGGACTGGGCGAGCTCAAGGTCTTCGGTGAAGTGAGCAGCAAGCCGACCGAGTTCACCTTCAGCGACAAGTTCGAACTGGACGGCATGAAGTTCGAAGAGCCGAGCACCAACCTCTTCAGCTTCAACGACCCCGTAGGCGCATGCCCCAAATGCGAAGGGTTCGGCAGCATCATCGGTATTGATGCCGATCTGGTGATCCCGAACAAAGCCCTGGGCGTCTACGACGACTGCGTAGCCGCCTGGAAAGGGGAAAAGCTGAGCGAGTGGCGCGACGCGTTCATCGCCAAAGCCGAGGGATTCCCCATCCACCGTCCTTACAGGGAACTGACCAAGGAACAGCAAGCGCTCCTGTGGCACGGTGGCAAGGGCGTCAAAGGCATCGATCAGTTCTTCCAGTACTGCGAGGAGAAGAGCTACAAGATCCAATACCGCGTGCTCATCAGCCGTTACCGGGGCAAGACGACCTGCACGAGCTGCAATGGCGAACGCTTGCGCCGCCCGGCGACCTACGTGAAGATCGCGGGGCGCTACGTCGCCGAATTGACCCGCATGCCGGTGAAGGACTTGCTGGAGTTCTTCCACGGCCTTGAGCTGAGCGTCGCCGAACAGAAGATCGCGGAGCGTTTGCTGAAGGAGATCACCAACCGTTTGGGCTACCTGTGCGATGTTGGGCTGGGGTACCTGACCCTCGACCGCCGCAGCAACACGCTCAGTGGCGGCGAAACGCAGCGCATCGACCTGGCCACATCGCTCGGAAGCAGCTTGGTGGGCAGCATGTACATCCTGGACGAGCCGAGCATCGGCCTGCACTCGCGCGACACGCAACGGCTCATCCATGTGCTGCTGAAACTGCGCGACCTCGGCAACACGGTGATCGTGGTGGAGCACGATGAAGAGGTGATGCGTGCGGCGGACCACATCATTGATATGGGACCCGAGGCCGGTACGCACGGCGGTCGCGTGGTCTTCAGCGGGCCGCACGCTGATCTGATCACCAGCGACAGCCTCACGGCGAAATACCTGACCGGTCGCGAACGCATTCCTGTGCCAACACGGCGGCGACCGGTCAAGGACATCATCGAGATCACCGGCGCCGGGGAGAACAACCTCAAGGGCATCGACGTCAAGTTCCCGCTGAACGTGCTGTGTTGCGTGACCGGGGTGAGCGGCAGCGGCAAGACGACCTTGGTGAAGCGCATCCTGCACCCGGCGCTGCGCCGTCATCTGGAGGGTTTCAGCGAAAGGCCCGGCGAGCACGGCGAACTGCGCGGCGACCTCCATCGCATCCAAGCCGTGGAGATGATCGACCAGAACCCGATCGGGCGTTCATCGCGGAGCAACCCCGTCACCTACGTGAAGGCCTGGGACGAGATCCGGCAGCTGTACAGCGAGATCGACGTGGCCAAAGTGCGCGGCTACAAGCCGAGCCACTTCAGCTTCAATGTGGACGGTGGCCGCTGCGAAGTGTGCCAGGGCGAGGGCGAGGTGCACATCGAAATGCAGTTCATGGCGGACATCAGCCTAACCTGCGAGGCATGCCACGGCAAGCGATTCCGCGAGGAGATGCTCGATGTGAAATTCGACGGGCGCGACGTTGCGCAGGTCTTGGACATGACGGTGGACGATGCCGTGGATTTCTTCGGCAAGCACGCCAGCACCGTGCATGCGGCCATGCGCGTGGTGAACAAGCTGGTGCCGCTCAAGGAAGTCGGCCTCGGGTACGTGAAACTGGGCCAGAGCAGCAGCACCCTCAGCGGTGGCGAGGCACAGCGTATCAAACTGGCGAGCTTCCTCACCAAGGGCCAGGACGAGCGGCCCACCGTGTTCATCTTCGACGAGCCGACCACCGGCCTGCACTTCCACGACGTGGCGAAGCTTCTCGCGGCACTGAACGCGCTCATCGCCAACGGTCACAGCGTCATCACCATCGAGCACAACGCCGAGGTGATCAAATGCGCCGATCATATCATCGACCTTGGGCCCGAAGGCGGCGAAGCTGGCGGCAACGTCGTGTTCACCGGCACGCCGGAAGAACTGGTGAAGCACAAAGGGTCCTACACGGGGAAGGCCGTCAGGCTGAACTGA
- a CDS encoding PorT family protein has protein sequence MRPVPVFTRLLPLVLLSVPVQEAFTQSSGLGLKAGGQMNTASANGTRARPMFGGMLGLYGTIYGGAAFEIQPELLVSMHGRVLKDNNNGYAALRLYYAQLPITLKYFFGNTFNVQGGPQIGKLIGAAQLGDTTTNVLPDVNPWDMGFNLGLAADMHSGWDFTLRYYNGLSSVILNEGALLPVHRSTQISVGYRFKQWRHKSRRGRVRH, from the coding sequence ATGCGCCCCGTTCCTGTGTTCACCCGTCTCCTGCCGCTGGTCTTGCTTTCAGTGCCTGTTCAGGAGGCATTCACACAATCGAGCGGTCTTGGGTTGAAGGCCGGTGGCCAGATGAACACGGCCAGTGCCAATGGCACCCGGGCCCGGCCCATGTTCGGAGGTATGCTCGGTCTTTACGGGACGATCTACGGTGGGGCGGCCTTCGAGATACAGCCCGAACTGCTGGTGAGCATGCATGGCCGCGTGCTCAAGGACAACAATAATGGCTACGCAGCTTTGCGGCTGTACTATGCGCAGCTGCCCATTACGCTGAAGTACTTCTTCGGCAACACGTTCAACGTTCAAGGCGGGCCGCAGATCGGCAAGCTGATCGGTGCTGCGCAACTGGGCGACACCACCACCAATGTGCTGCCCGATGTGAACCCTTGGGACATGGGTTTCAACCTCGGGCTTGCCGCCGACATGCACAGCGGCTGGGACTTCACACTACGGTATTACAACGGCCTCAGCTCCGTCATCCTGAACGAGGGTGCGCTGTTGCCTGTGCACCGTAGTACCCAGATCAGCGTGGGCTACCGCTTCAAGCAATGGCGGCACAAGTCGCGCCGGGGCCGGGTGCGGCATTGA
- a CDS encoding 5-(carboxyamino)imidazole ribonucleotide synthase encodes MAGKRVVAILGGGQLGRMFLENALRYNAEVHVLDPDAECPCAGLATRFAQGRFDDTATVIEFARSADVVGIEIEHVSVEALEVMKAQGKTVVPDPDVLRIIKDKGLQKEFYRRHGIPTEEFALLDDKSQIGQHAHLLPAFLKSRTGGYDGKGVMPINAVDEAASAFTGPIVLEKRTDIALELAVTVVRSVKGAHAIYDPVEMVFDPRFNLVDHLRSPARIDAATEAAAKQLALQVAEAFGAPGIYAVEMFLTTSGHLLVNETAPRAHNSGHHTIEACMSSQFDQLLRVYMGWPLGDTALRGHAAMINLVGEGGTGPMEVKGLDDVLHVGGTFLHLYGKKETRTGRKMGHVTVVAGSDAALDQAIAVTKVHCRVQPA; translated from the coding sequence ATGGCAGGCAAACGTGTGGTTGCGATCCTTGGAGGTGGCCAGCTCGGCCGCATGTTCCTGGAGAACGCCCTGCGGTACAACGCCGAAGTGCACGTGCTGGATCCCGATGCGGAGTGCCCGTGCGCTGGTCTGGCAACACGTTTCGCTCAAGGCCGGTTCGACGACACCGCGACGGTGATCGAATTCGCCAGGTCCGCCGATGTGGTCGGCATCGAGATAGAACATGTCTCGGTCGAAGCGTTGGAGGTAATGAAAGCACAAGGAAAAACGGTCGTCCCCGACCCTGATGTACTGCGTATCATCAAGGACAAGGGCTTGCAGAAGGAGTTCTATCGCAGGCACGGCATCCCCACGGAAGAATTCGCGCTCCTTGATGACAAGTCGCAGATAGGGCAACACGCGCACCTGCTCCCCGCCTTCCTGAAATCGCGCACCGGCGGTTACGATGGCAAGGGCGTGATGCCGATCAATGCTGTGGATGAGGCTGCAAGCGCGTTCACCGGACCGATCGTGCTGGAGAAGCGGACGGACATTGCGTTGGAACTGGCCGTTACCGTAGTGCGTTCCGTGAAAGGGGCCCATGCCATCTACGATCCAGTGGAGATGGTGTTCGATCCGCGCTTCAACCTTGTAGATCACTTACGCTCGCCCGCACGCATTGATGCAGCCACGGAAGCAGCAGCGAAGCAGCTGGCGCTTCAAGTGGCCGAAGCCTTTGGCGCGCCGGGCATCTACGCCGTGGAAATGTTCCTGACCACGAGCGGACACCTTCTGGTGAACGAAACCGCGCCACGCGCGCACAACAGCGGGCACCACACCATTGAAGCGTGCATGAGCAGCCAGTTCGATCAGCTCCTCCGGGTGTACATGGGATGGCCGTTGGGTGATACCGCACTCCGTGGCCACGCCGCCATGATCAACCTTGTGGGTGAAGGCGGTACGGGGCCCATGGAAGTCAAAGGCCTCGATGACGTGCTGCACGTCGGTGGAACGTTCCTGCACCTGTACGGCAAGAAGGAAACGCGCACCGGCAGGAAGATGGGGCACGTGACCGTGGTGGCCGGTTCCGATGCGGCGCTCGACCAAGCCATAGCTGTCACCAAGGTGCATTGCCGGGTGCAACCCGCCTAG
- a CDS encoding PKD domain-containing protein — translation MTQARTDHTTNHFHMATSAAIRTMLIPGLMLAAFTSCAQVICISCFDQNEPLNTGFPNLITNGNMELSSCGGGGGLICPTSLWYTCDVTDWMVSGGGANTYAQIVSTGTWLVPEGTSAVYLGNAFCNTCSNNMEDISCLTDSGCYTVGVPAGYPYNGSDYGGATGVSIEQTVGGLTVGSVYTLEFWCGGEDFGAFFNDGLFGLDIGFGTMMLQSHGADVGEVGTRYAITFLANSASHTFKFTNWGHICSTCTELVLDDVQLFNAAVDLAAFDVDIVGPVGCSLSIEVDNQSATGLVTYQWDMGDGTTYTTSDPTHTYDEPGTYDIQLIVDGPCGTDTATQEVTLQLADPLNALFQVIAPDPCAQAEVQIIDGSDAPAGATYTWDMGDGTSLQGPQTSYAYSGPGNYTIQLSIYDPNCSLSDTYQQQVVIQTAPDVSALVSAPNIFSPNGDGVNDTFFPIANARDHVTLKVWDRWGMKMYETSGSYRPWNGRNDANKPVTDGVYFYLLEYSIPCNGGVVEGKDEGYVHVVGSTL, via the coding sequence ATGACGCAAGCGCGGACCGATCACACCACCAACCACTTCCACATGGCAACTTCCGCCGCTATCAGGACCATGCTCATTCCTGGGCTGATGCTCGCAGCTTTTACTTCCTGTGCGCAGGTGATCTGCATCAGCTGCTTCGATCAGAACGAACCGCTCAATACCGGATTCCCCAATCTGATCACCAACGGCAACATGGAGTTGTCGTCCTGTGGGGGTGGCGGTGGCTTGATATGCCCGACCTCCTTGTGGTACACCTGTGACGTGACGGATTGGATGGTGAGCGGTGGTGGTGCCAACACCTATGCCCAGATCGTGTCCACGGGCACCTGGTTGGTTCCGGAAGGAACGTCTGCGGTCTATTTGGGCAATGCTTTCTGCAATACATGCAGCAACAACATGGAGGACATCAGTTGCCTGACCGACAGCGGTTGCTACACGGTTGGAGTTCCAGCAGGTTACCCGTACAACGGGTCGGACTACGGTGGAGCCACCGGAGTGAGCATCGAACAGACCGTGGGCGGTCTGACGGTCGGCTCGGTTTACACGTTGGAGTTCTGGTGCGGTGGGGAGGACTTCGGGGCTTTCTTCAACGATGGTCTGTTCGGTCTGGACATCGGCTTCGGCACCATGATGCTGCAGTCCCATGGAGCGGACGTGGGCGAGGTCGGAACGCGCTACGCCATCACCTTCCTGGCCAACAGTGCATCGCACACCTTCAAGTTCACGAACTGGGGCCACATTTGTTCCACCTGCACCGAACTGGTTTTGGACGATGTGCAGCTCTTCAATGCAGCGGTGGACCTGGCGGCTTTCGATGTGGATATCGTGGGACCCGTGGGCTGCTCCTTGTCCATCGAGGTCGATAACCAGAGCGCAACGGGGCTTGTCACCTACCAGTGGGACATGGGGGATGGCACAACCTACACCACCTCCGACCCGACCCACACTTACGACGAGCCCGGCACCTACGATATCCAGCTCATTGTCGATGGACCGTGCGGGACCGATACGGCCACCCAAGAAGTCACTTTGCAACTGGCCGATCCCTTGAACGCCTTGTTCCAGGTCATCGCCCCGGATCCATGCGCCCAGGCCGAGGTGCAGATCATCGATGGGAGCGATGCGCCTGCTGGTGCCACCTACACATGGGACATGGGGGATGGGACCAGCCTGCAAGGTCCACAGACGAGTTATGCATACAGTGGGCCGGGCAACTACACGATCCAGCTTTCGATCTACGACCCCAATTGCTCGCTCTCGGACACCTATCAGCAACAAGTTGTCATACAAACCGCCCCGGATGTTTCGGCGTTGGTTTCAGCACCCAACATCTTCAGTCCGAACGGCGACGGTGTCAACGATACGTTCTTCCCGATCGCCAATGCCCGGGACCACGTGACGCTGAAGGTGTGGGACCGCTGGGGCATGAAGATGTACGAGACCTCCGGCAGCTACCGGCCATGGAACGGCCGCAACGACGCGAACAAGCCAGTGACCGATGGGGTGTACTTCTATCTCCTGGAGTACAGCATCCCTTGCAATGGCGGGGTTGTTGAAGGCAAGGATGAGGGATACGTGCACGTGGTGGGCAGCACCTTGTGA